Proteins from a genomic interval of Chionomys nivalis chromosome 7, mChiNiv1.1, whole genome shotgun sequence:
- the Hdac5 gene encoding histone deacetylase 5 isoform X3 has translation MLLVPKAQGLVEMLQTIYETESCFSADGMSGREPSLEILPRTPLHSIPVAVEVKPVLPGAMPSSMGGGGGGSPSPVELRGTLAGPMDPALREQQLQQELLVLKQQQQLQKQLLFAEFQKQHDHLTRQHEVQLQKHLKQQQEMLAAKRQQELEQQRQREQQRQEELEKQRLEQQLLILRNKEKSKESAIASTEVKLRLQEFLLSKSKEPAPGSLNHSLPQHPKCWGAHHASLDQSSPPQSGPPGTPPSYKLPLLGPYDSRDDFPLRKTASEPNLKVRSRLKQKVAERRSSPLLRRKDGTVISTFKKRAVEIAGTGPGVSSVCNSAPGSGPSSPNSSHSTIAENGFTGSVPNIPTEMLPQHRALPLDSSPNQFSLYTSPSLPNISLGLQATVTVTNSHLTASPKLSTQQEAERQALQSLRQGGTLTGKFMSTSSIPGCLLGVTLEGDTSPHGHASLLQHVLLLEQARQQSTLIAVPLHGQSPLVTGERVASSMRTVGKLPRHRPLSRTQSSPLPQSPQALQQLVMQQQHQQFLEKQKQQQMQLGKILTKTGELPRQPTTHPEETEEELTEQQEALLGEGALTMPREGSTESESTQEDLEEEEDEEEEDEDCIQVKDEEDESGPDEGPDLEESNAGYKKLFTDAQQLQPLQVYQAPLSLATVPHQALGRTQSSPAAPGSMKSPPDQPTKHPFTTGVVYDTFMLKHQCTCGNTHVHPEHAGRIQSIWSRLQETGLLSKCERIRGRKATLDEIQTVHSEYHTLLYGTSPLNRQKLDSKKLLGPISQKMYAMLPCGGIGVDSDTVWNEMHSSSAVRMAVGCLVELAFKVAAGELKNGFAIIRPPGHHAEESTAMGFCFFNSVAITAKLLQQKLNVGKVLIVDWDIHHGNGTQQAFYDDPSVLYISLHRYDNGNFFPGSGAPEEVGGGPGVGYNVNVAWTGGVDPPIGDVEYLTAFRTVVMPIAHEFSPDVVLVSAGFDAVEGHLSPLGGYSVTARCFGHLTRQLMTLAGGRVVLALEGGHDLTAICDASEACVSALLSVELQPLDEAVLQQKPSVNAVATLEKVIEIQSKHWSCVQRFATGLGCSLREAQTGETEEAETVSAMALLSVGAEQAQAVATQEHSPRPAEEPMEQEPTL, from the exons ATGCTGCTGGTGCCCAAGGCACAGGGGCTCGTGGAGATGCTGCAAACCATCTATGAGACTGAGTCCTGTTTCTCAGCAGATGGCATGTCAGGCCGGGAACCATCCTTGGAAATCCTGCCACGGACTCCGCTGCACAGCATCCCTGTGGCAG TGGAGGTGAAGccggtgctgccaggagccatGCCCAGCTCCAtggggggtggaggtggaggtagcCCTAGCCCTGTGGAGCTTCGGGGGACTCTGGCAGGCCCCATGGACCCTGCGCTACGGGAGCAGCAACTGCAGCAGGAGCTCCTGGTGctcaagcagcagcagcagcttcagaAGCAGCTCTTGTTCGCCGAGTTTCAGAAGCAGCATGACCACCTGACGAGGCAGCATGAAGTCCAGCTGCAAAAGCATCTCAAG cagcagcaggagatgCTGGCAGCTAAGAGGCAGCAAGAGCTGGAGCAGCAGCGGCAGCGGGAGCAGCAGCGgcaagaggagctggagaaacagcggctggagcagcagctgcttATCCTACGCAACAAGGAGAAGAGCAAAGAGA GTGCCATTGCCAGCACCGAGGTCAAGCTGAGGCTCCAGGAGTTCCTCTTGTCGAAGTCAAAGGAGCCCGCGCCAGGCAGCCTCAACCATTCCCTCCCACAGCACCCCAAATGCTG gggaGCCCACCATGCTTCTTTGGACCAGAGTTCCCCTCCCCAGAGCGGCCCTCCTGGGACGCCTCCCTCCTACAAACTGCCTTTGCTTGGGCCCTATGACAGCCGTGATGACTTCCCCCTCCGCAAAACAG CCTCCGAACCCAACTTAAAAGTACGTTCGAGGCTAAAACAGAAGGTGGCAGAGAGGAGAAGCAGTCCCCTCCTGCGTCGGAAGGACGGCACTGTTATTAGTACTTTTAAGAAGAGAGCGGTTGAGATCGCAGGCACGGGGCCTGGGG TGTCGTCCGTGTGTAACAGTGCGCCCGGCTCTGGCCCCAGCTCCCCCAACAGTTCCCACAGCACCATCGCTGAGAACGGCTTTACTGGCTCAGTCCCCAACATCCCCACTGAG ATGCTCCCCCAGCACCGGGCCCTCCCTCTGGACAGCTCCCCAAACCAGTTCAGCCTCTACACGTCTCCTTCTCTGCCCAACATCTCCCTAGGGCTGCAGGCCACAGTCACCGTCACCAACTCGCACCTCACC GCCTCCCCGAAGCTGTCGACACAGCAGGAGGCTGAGAGGCAGGCCCTTCAGTCCCTGCGGCAGGGTGGCACGCTGACTGGCAAGTTCATGAGCACATCGTCCATCCCTGGCTGCCTGCTGGGCGTGACATTGGAGGGCGACACAAGCCCTCACGGGCATGCTTCCCTGCTGCAGCACGTTCTGCTGCTGGAACAGGCCCGGCAGCAGAGCACGCTTATAGCTG TGCCACTCCATGGGCAGTCCCCATTGGTGACGGGTGAGCGCGTGGCCAGCAGCATGAGGACAGTGGGCAAGCTCCCGAGGCACCGACCTCTGAGCCGCACTCAGTCCTCTCCACTGCCGCAGAGTCCCCAGGCCCTGCAGCAGCTGGTTatgcagcagcagcaccagcagttcctagagaagcagaagcagcagcagatgcAGCTGGGCAAG ATCCTTACCAAGACGGGGGAGCTGCCAAGGCAGCCCACCACCCACCccgaggagacagaggaggagctgACAGAGCAGCAAGAGGccttgctgggggagggggcccTGACCATGCCCCGGGAAGGCTCCACAGAGAGCGAGAGCACCCAGGAAGAcctagaagaggaggaggatgaagaggaggaagacgaAGACTGCATTCAGGTCAAGGATGAGGAAGACGAGAGTGGTCCTGATGAGGGCCCCGACTTAGAGGAGTCCAATGCTGGTTACAAAAAG TTGTTCACAGATGCCCAGCAGCTACAGCCCCTGCAGGTGTACCAGGCACCCCTCAGCCTGGCCACTGTGCCTCATCAGGCCCTGGGCCGCACCCAGTCCTCACCTGCTGCTCCTGGGAGCATGAAGAGCCCCCCAGACCAGCCCACTAAGCACCCCTTCACCACAG GTGTGGTCTATGACACGTTCATGCTGAAGCACCAGTGCACGTGCgggaacacacatgtacacccggAGCACGCCGGCCGCATCCAGAGCATCTGGTCCCGGCTGCAGGAAACTGGCCTGCTCAGCAAGTGTGAG CGGATCCGGGGTCGTAAAGCCACGCTGGATGAAATCCAGACAGTGCATTCTGAGTACCACACCCTGCTCTATGGGACCAGCCCCCTCAACCGGCAGAAGCTGGACAGCAAGAAACTGCTTG GCCCCATCAGCCAGAAGATGTACGCCATGCTGCCTTGTGGGGGCATTGGG GTGGACAGCGACACTGTGTGGAATGAGATGCACTCCTCCAGCGCTGTGCGAATGGCAGTGGGCTGCCTGGTAGAGCTGGCCTTCAAGGTGGCTGCAGGAGAGCTCAAG AATGGATTTGCCATCATCCGGCCCCCAGGACATCATGCTGAGGAGTCCACAGCCAT GGGATTCTGCTTCTTCAACTCCGTAGCCATCACAGCTAAACTCCTGCAACAGAAGCTGAATGTGGGCAAGGTGCTCATCGTGGACTGG GACATTCACCATGGCAACGGCACCCAGCAAGCATTCTACGATGACCCCTCTGTGCTCTACATCTCGCTGCATCGCTATGACAATGGGAACTTCTTCCCGGGCTCTGGGGCTCCTGAGGAG GTTGGTGGAGGGCCAGGCGTGGGGTACAATGTTAATGTGGCATGGACAGGAGGTGTGGATCCCCCCATTGGAGATGTGGAATACCTGACAGCCTTCAG GACAGTGGTGATGCCCATTGCCCACGAGTTCTCACCTGACGTCGTCCTAGTCTCCGCTGGGTTTGATGCTGTTGAAGGACATCTGTCTCCACTGGGTGGCTATTCTGTCACCGCCAGAT GTTTTGGCCACTTGACCAGGCAGCTCATGACACTGGCAGGGGGCCGGGTGGTGCTGGCCCTGGAGGGAGGCCACGACTTGACCGCCATCTGTGATGCCTCTGAGGCCTGTGTCTCGGCTCTGCTCAGCGTGGAG CTGCAGCCCTTGGATGAAGCAGTCTTGCAGCAGAAACCCAGCGTCAATGCAGTTGCCACACTAGAGAAAGTCATCGAGATCCAGA GCAAACACTGGAGCTGTGTACAGAGGTTCGCCACTGGTCTGGGTTGCTCTCTGCGGGAGGCTCAGACAGGTGAGACGGAGGAGGCCGAGACTGTGAGCGCAATGGCCCTGCTTTCCGTGGGGGCTGAGCAGGCCCAAGCTGTTGCCACTCAAGAGCATAGCCCCAG GCCAGCAGAGGAGCCCATGGAGCAGGAGCCTACCCTGTGA
- the Hdac5 gene encoding histone deacetylase 5 isoform X2, which produces MNSPNKSDGMSGREPSLEILPRTPLHSIPVAVEVKPVLPGAMPSSMGGGGGGSPSPVELRGTLAGPMDPALREQQLQQELLVLKQQQQLQKQLLFAEFQKQHDHLTRQHEVQLQKHLKVSKGGWGPPKWQPCLGLAHHRLCPLHPPQQQQEMLAAKRQQELEQQRQREQQRQEELEKQRLEQQLLILRNKEKSKESAIASTEVKLRLQEFLLSKSKEPAPGSLNHSLPQHPKCWGAHHASLDQSSPPQSGPPGTPPSYKLPLLGPYDSRDDFPLRKTASEPNLKVRSRLKQKVAERRSSPLLRRKDGTVISTFKKRAVEIAGTGPGVSSVCNSAPGSGPSSPNSSHSTIAENGFTGSVPNIPTEMLPQHRALPLDSSPNQFSLYTSPSLPNISLGLQATVTVTNSHLTASPKLSTQQEAERQALQSLRQGGTLTGKFMSTSSIPGCLLGVTLEGDTSPHGHASLLQHVLLLEQARQQSTLIAVPLHGQSPLVTGERVASSMRTVGKLPRHRPLSRTQSSPLPQSPQALQQLVMQQQHQQFLEKQKQQQMQLGKILTKTGELPRQPTTHPEETEEELTEQQEALLGEGALTMPREGSTESESTQEDLEEEEDEEEEDEDCIQVKDEEDESGPDEGPDLEESNAGYKKLFTDAQQLQPLQVYQAPLSLATVPHQALGRTQSSPAAPGSMKSPPDQPTKHPFTTGVVYDTFMLKHQCTCGNTHVHPEHAGRIQSIWSRLQETGLLSKCERIRGRKATLDEIQTVHSEYHTLLYGTSPLNRQKLDSKKLLGPISQKMYAMLPCGGIGVDSDTVWNEMHSSSAVRMAVGCLVELAFKVAAGELKNGFAIIRPPGHHAEESTAMGFCFFNSVAITAKLLQQKLNVGKVLIVDWDIHHGNGTQQAFYDDPSVLYISLHRYDNGNFFPGSGAPEEVGGGPGVGYNVNVAWTGGVDPPIGDVEYLTAFRTVVMPIAHEFSPDVVLVSAGFDAVEGHLSPLGGYSVTARCFGHLTRQLMTLAGGRVVLALEGGHDLTAICDASEACVSALLSVELQPLDEAVLQQKPSVNAVATLEKVIEIQSKHWSCVQRFATGLGCSLREAQTGETEEAETVSAMALLSVGAEQAQAVATQEHSPRPAEEPMEQEPTL; this is translated from the exons ATGAACTCTCCCAACAAGTCGG ATGGCATGTCAGGCCGGGAACCATCCTTGGAAATCCTGCCACGGACTCCGCTGCACAGCATCCCTGTGGCAG TGGAGGTGAAGccggtgctgccaggagccatGCCCAGCTCCAtggggggtggaggtggaggtagcCCTAGCCCTGTGGAGCTTCGGGGGACTCTGGCAGGCCCCATGGACCCTGCGCTACGGGAGCAGCAACTGCAGCAGGAGCTCCTGGTGctcaagcagcagcagcagcttcagaAGCAGCTCTTGTTCGCCGAGTTTCAGAAGCAGCATGACCACCTGACGAGGCAGCATGAAGTCCAGCTGCAAAAGCATCTCAAGGTGAGCAAGGGGGGTTGGGGCCCACCAAAGTGGCAGCCCTGCCTGGGCCTGGCTCACCACCGCCTCTGCCCCCTGCACCCaccgcagcagcagcaggagatgCTGGCAGCTAAGAGGCAGCAAGAGCTGGAGCAGCAGCGGCAGCGGGAGCAGCAGCGgcaagaggagctggagaaacagcggctggagcagcagctgcttATCCTACGCAACAAGGAGAAGAGCAAAGAGA GTGCCATTGCCAGCACCGAGGTCAAGCTGAGGCTCCAGGAGTTCCTCTTGTCGAAGTCAAAGGAGCCCGCGCCAGGCAGCCTCAACCATTCCCTCCCACAGCACCCCAAATGCTG gggaGCCCACCATGCTTCTTTGGACCAGAGTTCCCCTCCCCAGAGCGGCCCTCCTGGGACGCCTCCCTCCTACAAACTGCCTTTGCTTGGGCCCTATGACAGCCGTGATGACTTCCCCCTCCGCAAAACAG CCTCCGAACCCAACTTAAAAGTACGTTCGAGGCTAAAACAGAAGGTGGCAGAGAGGAGAAGCAGTCCCCTCCTGCGTCGGAAGGACGGCACTGTTATTAGTACTTTTAAGAAGAGAGCGGTTGAGATCGCAGGCACGGGGCCTGGGG TGTCGTCCGTGTGTAACAGTGCGCCCGGCTCTGGCCCCAGCTCCCCCAACAGTTCCCACAGCACCATCGCTGAGAACGGCTTTACTGGCTCAGTCCCCAACATCCCCACTGAG ATGCTCCCCCAGCACCGGGCCCTCCCTCTGGACAGCTCCCCAAACCAGTTCAGCCTCTACACGTCTCCTTCTCTGCCCAACATCTCCCTAGGGCTGCAGGCCACAGTCACCGTCACCAACTCGCACCTCACC GCCTCCCCGAAGCTGTCGACACAGCAGGAGGCTGAGAGGCAGGCCCTTCAGTCCCTGCGGCAGGGTGGCACGCTGACTGGCAAGTTCATGAGCACATCGTCCATCCCTGGCTGCCTGCTGGGCGTGACATTGGAGGGCGACACAAGCCCTCACGGGCATGCTTCCCTGCTGCAGCACGTTCTGCTGCTGGAACAGGCCCGGCAGCAGAGCACGCTTATAGCTG TGCCACTCCATGGGCAGTCCCCATTGGTGACGGGTGAGCGCGTGGCCAGCAGCATGAGGACAGTGGGCAAGCTCCCGAGGCACCGACCTCTGAGCCGCACTCAGTCCTCTCCACTGCCGCAGAGTCCCCAGGCCCTGCAGCAGCTGGTTatgcagcagcagcaccagcagttcctagagaagcagaagcagcagcagatgcAGCTGGGCAAG ATCCTTACCAAGACGGGGGAGCTGCCAAGGCAGCCCACCACCCACCccgaggagacagaggaggagctgACAGAGCAGCAAGAGGccttgctgggggagggggcccTGACCATGCCCCGGGAAGGCTCCACAGAGAGCGAGAGCACCCAGGAAGAcctagaagaggaggaggatgaagaggaggaagacgaAGACTGCATTCAGGTCAAGGATGAGGAAGACGAGAGTGGTCCTGATGAGGGCCCCGACTTAGAGGAGTCCAATGCTGGTTACAAAAAG TTGTTCACAGATGCCCAGCAGCTACAGCCCCTGCAGGTGTACCAGGCACCCCTCAGCCTGGCCACTGTGCCTCATCAGGCCCTGGGCCGCACCCAGTCCTCACCTGCTGCTCCTGGGAGCATGAAGAGCCCCCCAGACCAGCCCACTAAGCACCCCTTCACCACAG GTGTGGTCTATGACACGTTCATGCTGAAGCACCAGTGCACGTGCgggaacacacatgtacacccggAGCACGCCGGCCGCATCCAGAGCATCTGGTCCCGGCTGCAGGAAACTGGCCTGCTCAGCAAGTGTGAG CGGATCCGGGGTCGTAAAGCCACGCTGGATGAAATCCAGACAGTGCATTCTGAGTACCACACCCTGCTCTATGGGACCAGCCCCCTCAACCGGCAGAAGCTGGACAGCAAGAAACTGCTTG GCCCCATCAGCCAGAAGATGTACGCCATGCTGCCTTGTGGGGGCATTGGG GTGGACAGCGACACTGTGTGGAATGAGATGCACTCCTCCAGCGCTGTGCGAATGGCAGTGGGCTGCCTGGTAGAGCTGGCCTTCAAGGTGGCTGCAGGAGAGCTCAAG AATGGATTTGCCATCATCCGGCCCCCAGGACATCATGCTGAGGAGTCCACAGCCAT GGGATTCTGCTTCTTCAACTCCGTAGCCATCACAGCTAAACTCCTGCAACAGAAGCTGAATGTGGGCAAGGTGCTCATCGTGGACTGG GACATTCACCATGGCAACGGCACCCAGCAAGCATTCTACGATGACCCCTCTGTGCTCTACATCTCGCTGCATCGCTATGACAATGGGAACTTCTTCCCGGGCTCTGGGGCTCCTGAGGAG GTTGGTGGAGGGCCAGGCGTGGGGTACAATGTTAATGTGGCATGGACAGGAGGTGTGGATCCCCCCATTGGAGATGTGGAATACCTGACAGCCTTCAG GACAGTGGTGATGCCCATTGCCCACGAGTTCTCACCTGACGTCGTCCTAGTCTCCGCTGGGTTTGATGCTGTTGAAGGACATCTGTCTCCACTGGGTGGCTATTCTGTCACCGCCAGAT GTTTTGGCCACTTGACCAGGCAGCTCATGACACTGGCAGGGGGCCGGGTGGTGCTGGCCCTGGAGGGAGGCCACGACTTGACCGCCATCTGTGATGCCTCTGAGGCCTGTGTCTCGGCTCTGCTCAGCGTGGAG CTGCAGCCCTTGGATGAAGCAGTCTTGCAGCAGAAACCCAGCGTCAATGCAGTTGCCACACTAGAGAAAGTCATCGAGATCCAGA GCAAACACTGGAGCTGTGTACAGAGGTTCGCCACTGGTCTGGGTTGCTCTCTGCGGGAGGCTCAGACAGGTGAGACGGAGGAGGCCGAGACTGTGAGCGCAATGGCCCTGCTTTCCGTGGGGGCTGAGCAGGCCCAAGCTGTTGCCACTCAAGAGCATAGCCCCAG GCCAGCAGAGGAGCCCATGGAGCAGGAGCCTACCCTGTGA
- the Hdac5 gene encoding histone deacetylase 5 isoform X6: MNSPNKSVEVKPVLPGAMPSSMGGGGGGSPSPVELRGTLAGPMDPALREQQLQQELLVLKQQQQLQKQLLFAEFQKQHDHLTRQHEVQLQKHLKQQQEMLAAKRQQELEQQRQREQQRQEELEKQRLEQQLLILRNKEKSKESAIASTEVKLRLQEFLLSKSKEPAPGSLNHSLPQHPKCWGAHHASLDQSSPPQSGPPGTPPSYKLPLLGPYDSRDDFPLRKTASEPNLKVRSRLKQKVAERRSSPLLRRKDGTVISTFKKRAVEIAGTGPGVSSVCNSAPGSGPSSPNSSHSTIAENGFTGSVPNIPTEMLPQHRALPLDSSPNQFSLYTSPSLPNISLGLQATVTVTNSHLTASPKLSTQQEAERQALQSLRQGGTLTGKFMSTSSIPGCLLGVTLEGDTSPHGHASLLQHVLLLEQARQQSTLIAVPLHGQSPLVTGERVASSMRTVGKLPRHRPLSRTQSSPLPQSPQALQQLVMQQQHQQFLEKQKQQQMQLGKILTKTGELPRQPTTHPEETEEELTEQQEALLGEGALTMPREGSTESESTQEDLEEEEDEEEEDEDCIQVKDEEDESGPDEGPDLEESNAGYKKLFTDAQQLQPLQVYQAPLSLATVPHQALGRTQSSPAAPGSMKSPPDQPTKHPFTTGVVYDTFMLKHQCTCGNTHVHPEHAGRIQSIWSRLQETGLLSKCERIRGRKATLDEIQTVHSEYHTLLYGTSPLNRQKLDSKKLLGPISQKMYAMLPCGGIGVDSDTVWNEMHSSSAVRMAVGCLVELAFKVAAGELKNGFAIIRPPGHHAEESTAMGFCFFNSVAITAKLLQQKLNVGKVLIVDWDIHHGNGTQQAFYDDPSVLYISLHRYDNGNFFPGSGAPEEVGGGPGVGYNVNVAWTGGVDPPIGDVEYLTAFRTVVMPIAHEFSPDVVLVSAGFDAVEGHLSPLGGYSVTARCFGHLTRQLMTLAGGRVVLALEGGHDLTAICDASEACVSALLSVELQPLDEAVLQQKPSVNAVATLEKVIEIQSKHWSCVQRFATGLGCSLREAQTGETEEAETVSAMALLSVGAEQAQAVATQEHSPRPAEEPMEQEPTL; encoded by the exons ATGAACTCTCCCAACAAGTCGG TGGAGGTGAAGccggtgctgccaggagccatGCCCAGCTCCAtggggggtggaggtggaggtagcCCTAGCCCTGTGGAGCTTCGGGGGACTCTGGCAGGCCCCATGGACCCTGCGCTACGGGAGCAGCAACTGCAGCAGGAGCTCCTGGTGctcaagcagcagcagcagcttcagaAGCAGCTCTTGTTCGCCGAGTTTCAGAAGCAGCATGACCACCTGACGAGGCAGCATGAAGTCCAGCTGCAAAAGCATCTCAAG cagcagcaggagatgCTGGCAGCTAAGAGGCAGCAAGAGCTGGAGCAGCAGCGGCAGCGGGAGCAGCAGCGgcaagaggagctggagaaacagcggctggagcagcagctgcttATCCTACGCAACAAGGAGAAGAGCAAAGAGA GTGCCATTGCCAGCACCGAGGTCAAGCTGAGGCTCCAGGAGTTCCTCTTGTCGAAGTCAAAGGAGCCCGCGCCAGGCAGCCTCAACCATTCCCTCCCACAGCACCCCAAATGCTG gggaGCCCACCATGCTTCTTTGGACCAGAGTTCCCCTCCCCAGAGCGGCCCTCCTGGGACGCCTCCCTCCTACAAACTGCCTTTGCTTGGGCCCTATGACAGCCGTGATGACTTCCCCCTCCGCAAAACAG CCTCCGAACCCAACTTAAAAGTACGTTCGAGGCTAAAACAGAAGGTGGCAGAGAGGAGAAGCAGTCCCCTCCTGCGTCGGAAGGACGGCACTGTTATTAGTACTTTTAAGAAGAGAGCGGTTGAGATCGCAGGCACGGGGCCTGGGG TGTCGTCCGTGTGTAACAGTGCGCCCGGCTCTGGCCCCAGCTCCCCCAACAGTTCCCACAGCACCATCGCTGAGAACGGCTTTACTGGCTCAGTCCCCAACATCCCCACTGAG ATGCTCCCCCAGCACCGGGCCCTCCCTCTGGACAGCTCCCCAAACCAGTTCAGCCTCTACACGTCTCCTTCTCTGCCCAACATCTCCCTAGGGCTGCAGGCCACAGTCACCGTCACCAACTCGCACCTCACC GCCTCCCCGAAGCTGTCGACACAGCAGGAGGCTGAGAGGCAGGCCCTTCAGTCCCTGCGGCAGGGTGGCACGCTGACTGGCAAGTTCATGAGCACATCGTCCATCCCTGGCTGCCTGCTGGGCGTGACATTGGAGGGCGACACAAGCCCTCACGGGCATGCTTCCCTGCTGCAGCACGTTCTGCTGCTGGAACAGGCCCGGCAGCAGAGCACGCTTATAGCTG TGCCACTCCATGGGCAGTCCCCATTGGTGACGGGTGAGCGCGTGGCCAGCAGCATGAGGACAGTGGGCAAGCTCCCGAGGCACCGACCTCTGAGCCGCACTCAGTCCTCTCCACTGCCGCAGAGTCCCCAGGCCCTGCAGCAGCTGGTTatgcagcagcagcaccagcagttcctagagaagcagaagcagcagcagatgcAGCTGGGCAAG ATCCTTACCAAGACGGGGGAGCTGCCAAGGCAGCCCACCACCCACCccgaggagacagaggaggagctgACAGAGCAGCAAGAGGccttgctgggggagggggcccTGACCATGCCCCGGGAAGGCTCCACAGAGAGCGAGAGCACCCAGGAAGAcctagaagaggaggaggatgaagaggaggaagacgaAGACTGCATTCAGGTCAAGGATGAGGAAGACGAGAGTGGTCCTGATGAGGGCCCCGACTTAGAGGAGTCCAATGCTGGTTACAAAAAG TTGTTCACAGATGCCCAGCAGCTACAGCCCCTGCAGGTGTACCAGGCACCCCTCAGCCTGGCCACTGTGCCTCATCAGGCCCTGGGCCGCACCCAGTCCTCACCTGCTGCTCCTGGGAGCATGAAGAGCCCCCCAGACCAGCCCACTAAGCACCCCTTCACCACAG GTGTGGTCTATGACACGTTCATGCTGAAGCACCAGTGCACGTGCgggaacacacatgtacacccggAGCACGCCGGCCGCATCCAGAGCATCTGGTCCCGGCTGCAGGAAACTGGCCTGCTCAGCAAGTGTGAG CGGATCCGGGGTCGTAAAGCCACGCTGGATGAAATCCAGACAGTGCATTCTGAGTACCACACCCTGCTCTATGGGACCAGCCCCCTCAACCGGCAGAAGCTGGACAGCAAGAAACTGCTTG GCCCCATCAGCCAGAAGATGTACGCCATGCTGCCTTGTGGGGGCATTGGG GTGGACAGCGACACTGTGTGGAATGAGATGCACTCCTCCAGCGCTGTGCGAATGGCAGTGGGCTGCCTGGTAGAGCTGGCCTTCAAGGTGGCTGCAGGAGAGCTCAAG AATGGATTTGCCATCATCCGGCCCCCAGGACATCATGCTGAGGAGTCCACAGCCAT GGGATTCTGCTTCTTCAACTCCGTAGCCATCACAGCTAAACTCCTGCAACAGAAGCTGAATGTGGGCAAGGTGCTCATCGTGGACTGG GACATTCACCATGGCAACGGCACCCAGCAAGCATTCTACGATGACCCCTCTGTGCTCTACATCTCGCTGCATCGCTATGACAATGGGAACTTCTTCCCGGGCTCTGGGGCTCCTGAGGAG GTTGGTGGAGGGCCAGGCGTGGGGTACAATGTTAATGTGGCATGGACAGGAGGTGTGGATCCCCCCATTGGAGATGTGGAATACCTGACAGCCTTCAG GACAGTGGTGATGCCCATTGCCCACGAGTTCTCACCTGACGTCGTCCTAGTCTCCGCTGGGTTTGATGCTGTTGAAGGACATCTGTCTCCACTGGGTGGCTATTCTGTCACCGCCAGAT GTTTTGGCCACTTGACCAGGCAGCTCATGACACTGGCAGGGGGCCGGGTGGTGCTGGCCCTGGAGGGAGGCCACGACTTGACCGCCATCTGTGATGCCTCTGAGGCCTGTGTCTCGGCTCTGCTCAGCGTGGAG CTGCAGCCCTTGGATGAAGCAGTCTTGCAGCAGAAACCCAGCGTCAATGCAGTTGCCACACTAGAGAAAGTCATCGAGATCCAGA GCAAACACTGGAGCTGTGTACAGAGGTTCGCCACTGGTCTGGGTTGCTCTCTGCGGGAGGCTCAGACAGGTGAGACGGAGGAGGCCGAGACTGTGAGCGCAATGGCCCTGCTTTCCGTGGGGGCTGAGCAGGCCCAAGCTGTTGCCACTCAAGAGCATAGCCCCAG GCCAGCAGAGGAGCCCATGGAGCAGGAGCCTACCCTGTGA